The sequence below is a genomic window from bacterium.
AATCGTTGGAACGATAATGCGTATGGCAAGCACATCGTAAATTTTTTCTATGTTTTTTTCCTTCCGCACGTATTTTTTATACAAACTGAAAATACTCTTGATGCGATAATCGGTTTTGATTTTCGTGAGTCCCGATTTGGCAAGCGCTTTGACGATTGATTTATGAAATTTCTCAAGCCGCTGGGCATCTTCTTTCTTCCTTCCTTTTAAAATCGCCTCGATTTCCTTGTATTCCTTCGGGTGCACATAAGGAAACGAAAGATTTTCAAGCTCGCGTTGTAGTTTTCTGATGCCGAGGCGATAGGCGATAGGGGCGTAAATCTGCAGGGTTTCTTCCGCAATGCGGATTCTTTTGTGTTCGGGAACGTGCTGAAGCGTTTCCATATTATGCAATCGGTCGGCGAGTTTGATGATAAGTACCCGCACATCTTGAGACATTGCCACGAACAATTTCCTCAAACTTTCGTTATGCCGTTTGCTTCCGTGATAACGGATTTTCCCGAGCTTGGTAACGCCCTCAACAAGAAAAAGGATGTCTTTCCCGAATTGTTTTTCTATTTCCGATGCAGGAGCATTGCCGTCTTCCAAGACGTCGTGCAAAAGACCGGCGGCTATCGTTGTCGGTCCCATCCCGAGTTGAGCGAGGTTTCTCGCGGTTTCCGTCGTGTGGGTGAAGTAGGGCTCTCCCGAAAATCGTTTTTGATTTGCATGCACTTTTTCCGAAAAATGATATGCCCGTGCAACAAGGTCGGACTCCTCTTTCGAGGGTACAATTTTCATTGCACTTACGATTTCGGCAAGGGTAGCCATTGCCTTTTATTCTACGCAAAAGCGTTTGATACGCAATTAGCCTGTTTTTTCCGCAAGCTTATGCGGATTATGGTTTGGACAATTTTTATCACTGCATCGTTCCGGTATCGTTTTTGTACCTTCCATCATCAATGAGCTGCATAGGGGGCACGTGGTGCCTGTCGGTTTCGCCTTTATGGCGTATTTGCACCTGGGGTAGTTACTGCAACTGTAAAACGCGCCGAAGCGTCCGCGCCGTTCCATCATTTCTCCTTCTTTGCATGTCGGGCATTTGATTCCTGTCGTTGGACGTACCTGATTTGGATCGTCTTTAATAAAACGGCATTTGGGATATCTGCTGCAGGCAATAAAACGTCCGTACTTTCCCTCGCGTTCAACAAGTTTTCCCTTTTGGCAGTCCGGGCATATCTCGCCGGTTTCTTTTGCCGCTTCAACAACCGAACCATCCATGGTGCGCGCCCCTTTGCAGTCCGGAAACTTTTCGCAACTTAAAAATTTTCCTCCACGGCCGAGTTTAATCACCATTGCGCTTCCGCACACGGGACATCGCATACTTTTATCCGCTTCTCCGAGGGTTGTGATTTTTTCGCTGTTTTTTGATTTTTCTTTTACTTCTTTTGAAAATGGCCTGTAGAATGTTTTGAGTGTTTTTTCATACTCGCTCTCACCTTTGGCAATACTGTCGAGTTGGTCCTCCATTTCCGCGGTAAACGTGTCGCTGATATAATGCGCAAAATTCTTTTCCAAAAACTCACTCACCACTTCTCCGGTATCGGTCGGTTTAAGCATGCGTCCTTCCTTTGTGGTGTACCCGCGGTCAATCAGGGTTTTGATGGTGGAAGCATACGTCGACGGGCGTCCGATACCTCGCTTCTCAAGTTCTTTGACGAGTCCGGCTTCCGAATAGCGGAAGGGAGGTAACGTTTCTTTTTGTTCGTTACGCATTTCCGTCAAACTGAGATTTTCTCCTTTGGAAACTTTCGGCAATTCCACTTCTTCCCCACGTGCCCGCGTGTCGGCTTTAAACCACCCGTCAAAAGTGATATGCGAACCTGTTGTGGCGAATTCCGGGATATTCTCAATGGCAACGCTGATTTTTGTTCGGAGCATAACAGCGGGCTTCATCTGGGAAGCGACCGCCCGTTGCCAGATAAGCCGGTACACCGCTTTCTCCGCATCGTTTCCCCCCGCGATTTCTTTTGAAAAGTTAGTCGGGCGGATGGCCTCGTGCGCTTCCTGAGCATTTTTACTTGTCGTTTTATACGTTTGGGAAAGATGATAATTTTCTCCGTACTTTTCTTTTATTGTTGCGGCAATCTGACTTTGAGCCGAGGTGCTTAAAGCGGTGCTGTCCGTTCTCATGTATGTGATGAGACCGGCTTCATACAGTTTTTGCGCAAGGGACATTGTGCGCGACGGAGCAAGTCCCAGGCGGCTGCTTGCGGCCTGCTGAAGGGTTGAGGTGATGAAGGGTGCACGGGCGGGCCGTTTGACCTCGGTTTCCTTGATATCTGCAACCATCCACGCGGATTTTTTCCCGACTTCCAGAATTCGCTCGGTCTCTTTTTTATCGGTGGGTTCTTCGGCGCATGTGAGCGTGAACGCTTGACCTTTCTGCGTCGTCACATCGGCGTAAAGTATCCAATATGTATGAGGCTGAAAGGCGCGAATTTCCCGTTCACGTTCGGCAAGGATGCGTAAAGCGGGGGACTGCACGCGTCCGGCGGACAAACCGTAACGTACTTTTTTCCAAATAAGTCCCGAAAGGTCGTAGCCGACAAGACGGTCAAGCACGCGCCGCGCTTCCTGGGCTTCCTTAAGATTCATGTCGATTGGGCGCGGATGTTTAAGTGCGTCTTCGACGGCTTCTCTTGTGATTTCATGAAAAACGATTCGTTTGGGGTTTTTAAGACCGGCTGCCTCCTTCACGTGCCAGGCGATCGCTTCTCCTTCGCGGTCGGGGTCCGTTGCCAAATACACTTCGTCTGATTTTTTTGCAAGGGCTTTTATTTCCTGAATAATCTTTTC
It includes:
- the topA gene encoding type I DNA topoisomerase, which gives rise to MKKLLIVESPAKAKTISKYLDDSFKVTASVGHVRDLPKSAKKAIDIENGFIPHYEIPHGKEKIIQEIKALAKKSDEVYLATDPDREGEAIAWHVKEAAGLKNPKRIVFHEITREAVEDALKHPRPIDMNLKEAQEARRVLDRLVGYDLSGLIWKKVRYGLSAGRVQSPALRILAEREREIRAFQPHTYWILYADVTTQKGQAFTLTCAEEPTDKKETERILEVGKKSAWMVADIKETEVKRPARAPFITSTLQQAASSRLGLAPSRTMSLAQKLYEAGLITYMRTDSTALSTSAQSQIAATIKEKYGENYHLSQTYKTTSKNAQEAHEAIRPTNFSKEIAGGNDAEKAVYRLIWQRAVASQMKPAVMLRTKISVAIENIPEFATTGSHITFDGWFKADTRARGEEVELPKVSKGENLSLTEMRNEQKETLPPFRYSEAGLVKELEKRGIGRPSTYASTIKTLIDRGYTTKEGRMLKPTDTGEVVSEFLEKNFAHYISDTFTAEMEDQLDSIAKGESEYEKTLKTFYRPFSKEVKEKSKNSEKITTLGEADKSMRCPVCGSAMVIKLGRGGKFLSCEKFPDCKGARTMDGSVVEAAKETGEICPDCQKGKLVEREGKYGRFIACSRYPKCRFIKDDPNQVRPTTGIKCPTCKEGEMMERRGRFGAFYSCSNYPRCKYAIKAKPTGTTCPLCSSLMMEGTKTIPERCSDKNCPNHNPHKLAEKTG
- a CDS encoding HD domain-containing protein yields the protein MATLAEIVSAMKIVPSKEESDLVARAYHFSEKVHANQKRFSGEPYFTHTTETARNLAQLGMGPTTIAAGLLHDVLEDGNAPASEIEKQFGKDILFLVEGVTKLGKIRYHGSKRHNESLRKLFVAMSQDVRVLIIKLADRLHNMETLQHVPEHKRIRIAEETLQIYAPIAYRLGIRKLQRELENLSFPYVHPKEYKEIEAILKGRKKEDAQRLEKFHKSIVKALAKSGLTKIKTDYRIKSIFSLYKKYVRKEKNIEKIYDVLAIRIIVPTIEDCYKVLGTIHATWRPLPGRIKDYIAFPKPNGYRAIHTTIFTGDGAIIDVHIKTEEMHKESEYGIASHLTYKGEFGKSSGGENPAFAWFAWITKLLPRLFKKEKGPAGETFVSSEKATDIPTWIKELAEYQSALATEKEDYIDNLKADFFDERIFVFTPKGDVVDLPIYSTPIDFAYSIHSDIGDHMAGAKVNGKLVSFDSSLKNGDIVEVIVKPSSVPTQKWLEVVKTSLARRHIKTVLEKAEQKIPKR